From a single Calothrix sp. NIES-2098 genomic region:
- a CDS encoding hybrid histidine kinase codes for MQQYSSLPEQNSQIDATQTLLTTIQQLRAELWLESSLNQLQSHLNDCLLSACTTLPQPRSSEAEIFQILVNDLYHALNSTQVAIALFQPQEITGKVCYVSPSPSRRSQFPHLAAISKKGRKLRLKLDEPIELEDLQHFENQHPRSAWQLSDDFGGTIVWLIIAKIQVRSDCDSYPALEDQFRSQLIARAVKYCNIVLAQLRQIQSWQQKTQYLSTSNRELERTNQLKNQFLANTSHEIRTPLSSIIGFTHLLLAQGYDPTKERHQEYLNIIQSSGKHLLALINDILDLSKIEANQLEVQWEIVDVPALCRNVLALVKEKAANKGLKLLLDLGPGVKTLVADPLRLKQMLLNLLFNAIKFTTTGTVGLKVFAQGNFLHFTVWDTGTGISQADQTQLFQPYFQIANSTVARHEGTGLGLAVTRKLAEVHGGCVEVESEVDCGSRFTIILPLNPVGELATIEGEITDSSSSPLLPHAPSSFLEILLVENDLNNAKLIQIYLERLDYNVTWAKNAAEMWEALENINPAVILMDVNLPDDNGLNLVRQLRENQQYHMTPVIAQTAMAMQGDRETCLAAGVNEYISKPIDLPLLASLVEKYSKPQ; via the coding sequence ACCACAATCCAGCAACTTCGGGCCGAGTTGTGGCTGGAGAGTAGCTTGAACCAGTTGCAAAGCCATCTTAATGATTGCCTGCTTTCTGCTTGTACTACTTTGCCACAGCCAAGAAGCTCAGAAGCAGAAATTTTTCAAATTTTGGTCAACGATCTCTACCATGCTTTAAATAGCACCCAAGTGGCGATCGCTTTGTTCCAACCCCAAGAAATAACTGGTAAAGTCTGTTATGTTTCGCCATCGCCATCCAGGCGATCGCAATTTCCACACTTAGCAGCAATCTCCAAAAAAGGCAGAAAGCTGCGCTTGAAATTGGACGAACCGATAGAACTCGAAGATTTACAGCACTTTGAGAATCAACATCCGCGCAGCGCTTGGCAGTTGAGCGATGATTTTGGTGGAACAATCGTCTGGCTAATTATTGCCAAGATACAGGTTAGATCGGATTGCGATTCATACCCCGCATTAGAAGATCAATTTAGATCGCAGCTAATTGCACGGGCCGTTAAGTACTGCAATATAGTTTTGGCACAGCTAAGACAAATACAATCCTGGCAACAAAAGACCCAATACTTAAGCACTTCTAATCGCGAACTTGAACGTACCAATCAACTTAAAAACCAGTTTTTAGCCAATACTAGTCACGAAATCCGCACACCGTTGAGTTCGATCATCGGTTTCACTCACCTGCTTTTAGCTCAAGGCTACGATCCAACTAAAGAACGTCATCAAGAGTATTTAAATATTATTCAATCTAGTGGCAAGCACCTGCTAGCGCTTATAAATGATATTTTGGATCTCTCTAAAATTGAAGCCAACCAGCTAGAAGTACAGTGGGAAATAGTGGATGTACCAGCACTGTGTCGGAATGTTTTGGCATTAGTCAAAGAAAAAGCTGCCAATAAGGGTTTAAAGTTGCTTTTGGATCTCGGCCCAGGGGTGAAAACTCTCGTAGCTGACCCCTTACGTCTAAAACAAATGCTGTTGAATTTACTCTTCAACGCTATTAAGTTTACAACTACAGGGACTGTTGGTTTAAAAGTTTTTGCTCAAGGTAATTTTTTGCATTTTACAGTTTGGGATACTGGCACTGGTATATCTCAAGCAGACCAAACTCAATTGTTTCAACCATACTTCCAAATTGCTAACTCCACAGTTGCGCGTCACGAAGGTACTGGTTTGGGTTTAGCTGTGACTCGCAAACTGGCAGAAGTTCACGGTGGTTGTGTGGAAGTCGAATCTGAGGTTGATTGTGGTTCGCGTTTTACCATCATACTTCCCCTCAATCCTGTAGGTGAATTAGCAACAATTGAGGGTGAAATTACTGATTCATCTTCCTCGCCACTCCTACCTCATGCCCCTAGTTCTTTTTTAGAAATTTTATTAGTTGAAAATGACTTAAATAACGCTAAGTTGATACAAATTTATTTAGAAAGATTGGACTATAACGTAACTTGGGCTAAGAATGCTGCCGAGATGTGGGAAGCTTTAGAAAATATCAATCCAGCAGTGATTTTAATGGATGTGAATTTACCGGATGATAATGGTCTAAACTTAGTTCGGCAATTGAGAGAAAATCAGCAGTATCACATGACTCCGGTAATTGCCCAAACAGCAATGGCTATGCAAGGCGATCGCGAAACTTGTTTAGCTGCTGGCGTCAATGAGTATATTTCTAAACCAATTGATTTACCTCTGTTAGCTAGTTTGGTTGAAAAATATAGCAAACCTCAGTAA